The Erigeron canadensis isolate Cc75 chromosome 4, C_canadensis_v1, whole genome shotgun sequence genome window below encodes:
- the LOC122596101 gene encoding E3 ubiquitin-protein ligase RGLG2-like gives MGGKSSKETSPPARVNTYTYPDSGYSTYTPMHPDGPPSSPYGYGLQGSQRRLDTKYSRIADNYETLEQVTSALAQAGLESSNLIVGIDFTKSNEWTGKESFNRRSLHSIGVSQNPYEQAISIIGKTLSAFDEDNLIPCFGFGDASTHDQSVFSFYPDSSFCQGFEDVLRRYKEIAPQLRLSGPTSFAPIIEMAMTIVEESGGQYHVLLIIADGQVTRSIDTEYGHSSPQERKTIDAIVNASNYPLSIILVGVGDGPWDTMKEFDDNIPARAFDNIQFVNFTEIMSRNIDPMKKQTDFALTALMEIPSQYKATLELGLLGARTGCAPNTIPLPPPCNDHTNFRNPSVGHSHVNDIPFPAPTSIYDNNVCPVCFNNPKDMAFGCGHQTCCECGVSLSLCPICRSVIETKIVLY, from the exons ATGGGAGGCAAGAGTTCAAAGGAGACATCACCGCCAGCTAGAGTTAACACGTACACCTATCCCGACTCCGGTTATTCTACTTACACCCCAATGCATCCTGATGGCCCACCATCGTCGCCTTATGGTTACGGGTTACAAGGGTCTCAAAGACGGTTGGATACAAAGTATTCAAGAATAGCCGACAACTACGAAACACTTGAACAG GTTACTTCGGCTCTTGCTCAAGCAGGACTTGAATCGTCCAATCTTATTGTTGGTATCGATTTCACTAAAAGCAATGAATGGACAG GGAAGGAGTCATTCAATAGACGAAGCTTGCATAGCATTGGAGTGTCACAAAATCCGTATGAACAAGCAATTTCGATCATTGGGAAAACACTATCAGCTTTCGATGAGGATAACTTAATCCCTTGTTTTGGGTTTGGAGATG CCTCAACACATGATCAAAGTGTATTCAGTTTCTATCCGGATTCAAGTTTTTGTCAAGGATTTGAAGATGTATTGAGACGATATAAAGAGATAGCTCCTCAACTTCGCCTTTCGG GGCCAACATCTTTTGCACCTATTATAGAAATGGCCATGACAATTGTTGAAGAAAGTGGTGGTCAATACCATGTTTTGCTGATTATTGCTGATGGTCAG GTAACAAGAAGTATTGATACCGAATACGGACATTCCAGTCCCCAAGAACGAAAGACCATCGATGCCATTGTGAATGCCAG TAACTATCCGTTATCAATAATACTAGTTGGGGTTGGGGATGGTCCATGGGACACGATGAAGGAATTCGATGACAACATACCTGCTCGAGCCTTTGACAATATTCAG TTTGTGAATTTTACCGAGATCATGTCAAGGAACATTGATCCAATGAAAAAACAGACCGATTTTGCTTTAACTGCGCTGATGGAGATACCTTCCCAATACAAAGCAACCCTTGAGCTCGGCCTACTCGG TGCCCGAACGGGTTGTGCTCCAAACACCATTCCCCTGCCTCCTCCTTGCAATGACCATACGAATTTTAGGAATCCGAGTGTCGGTCACTCTCATGTAAATGACATTCCATTCCCAGCACCAACTTCTATCTATGACAATAAC GTCTGCCCTGTTTGTTTCAATAACCCAAAAGACATGGCTTTTGGTTGTGGGCATCAG ACGTGTTGCGAGTGTGGAGTTAGTCTATCGCTGTGTCCTATCTGCCGCAGTGTGATTGAGACCAAAATAGTGTTGTATTAG